From Micromonospora echinospora, one genomic window encodes:
- a CDS encoding STAS domain-containing protein, giving the protein MSTALTLTTGRRPDGSPVLVAAGEVDMSNAAEFAAALAHAVETAAGPVMVDLTALEYLDSAGLAALFPHAERIHLLASPLLAPVLTIAGLADVMTLVQS; this is encoded by the coding sequence ATGAGCACCGCACTGACTCTGACCACCGGCCGCCGCCCGGACGGTTCCCCGGTCCTGGTCGCAGCCGGCGAGGTCGACATGAGCAACGCCGCCGAATTCGCCGCAGCCCTCGCCCATGCCGTGGAGACGGCGGCAGGCCCGGTCATGGTCGACCTCACCGCACTGGAATACCTCGACAGCGCCGGCCTCGCTGCCCTGTTTCCGCACGCCGAACGTATCCACCTGCTCGCCAGCCCGCTGCTCGCTCCCGTCCTGACCATTGCCGGCCTTGCCGACGTCATGACGCTCGTCCAGTCGTGA
- a CDS encoding SpoIIE family protein phosphatase, which yields MSSAQRGPLTGGDVFAGGGEIGRDLAKVDWASTPLGPPADWPQSLRTAVSILLSSRFPMWLAWGPELTFFCNSAYRRDTLGRKYPWALGRPADEVWAEIWQDIGPRINRVLTTGEATWDEALLLFLERSGYREESYHTFSYSALRDDAGTMVGMLCVVSEDTERVVGERRMATLRDLGSDPSVVRTEEEMLTFASRQLGRNAHDLPFTATYLFRDDGSAQLAAAAGITAGHPAVPGTIPADGSPAVWPMAALARGESVLVPLDGALFAGLPSGAWPEPPKQAFLVPLLQQGGAPYGFVVAALNRYRPFDDGYRGFVELAAGHVATGIASARSYRAQQQRAEELAELDRAKTAFFSNISHEFRTPLTLIMGPLEELRNRLGDTDPRVREELQVVHRNGLRLGKLVNALLDFSRIEAGRMQARYEPVDLAAATTDLASLFRSAVERAGLAFEVDCPPLPEPVYVDRGMWEKIVLNLLSNALKFTFDGVIRVTLRPADGQAVVTVTDTGIGVPAEEMPRLFERFHRIENARSRSNEGSGIGLALVKELVGLHGGGITAHSVVGGGTTFTIRLPFDAAHLPPEALVSGEGAATVSATADPFVHEALRWLPEGPARGAESDSLLTAGEGPGEVEGDARQASARVLVADDNADMREYLARLLRSAGHRVEAVGDGRAALEAARTSNPDLVVSDVMMPRLDGLQLVAALRADPRTAGTPVLLLSARAGQEASIEGLEAGADDYLVKPFSAAELLARVRANVELARLRNHHARWRTALVDSLQEAFFVCDDKGAVIEINTTFADILGFGPENLPYAPTHPWWPSQETEPEAYQQVADAFALLVGQTRGTYTIPVTHRDGHRLWVAASFNQVEDPDTGRRVIVGTFRDVTAEHYALQRESALAALSVRLSQADNLADALHGVLDELRGLWRATCVLAAVFDGSHTPAVTATDPHLRWDTLTAERRRTLAALRDRPLLTTIADQMTGTGIAIEHPYGTMALWIDLGERRPVTEQDQTLLALLAGHLGQGLHRVHQIDQQRETALALQRAILGPAQLPSGFAVRYSPATRPLKVGGDWYDTVELADGQIGIVVGDCVGHGLGAATVMGQLRSACRALLLQDSSPASTLTALDRFAAQLPGAMCATVFCGVLDPATGRLRYGSAGHPPAIVADPDGTTRLLDQGRSRPIGARGRAARPEAEDVVPARATLMLYTDGLVERRRQPLTAGIDRAVAVIQNGRADPIEALATDVMSQLTPAGGYDDDVALLLYRHPGPLELDFAAEPAGLAPVRSALRTWLDRCGLDQANAYNVLVAAGEACANAVEHGHRDSPGGRIRLRATATAEDLRLSVTDSGRWKAPEPGANPHRGRGLALMRALMDTITVTSGTAGTIIDMQARIR from the coding sequence ATGAGCAGCGCTCAGCGGGGGCCGCTGACTGGTGGGGACGTGTTCGCCGGGGGCGGTGAGATCGGTCGTGACCTCGCGAAGGTGGACTGGGCGTCCACGCCGCTGGGGCCGCCTGCCGACTGGCCGCAGAGTCTGCGGACGGCGGTCAGCATCCTGCTGTCGTCGCGATTCCCGATGTGGTTGGCGTGGGGCCCGGAGCTCACGTTCTTCTGCAACAGCGCGTACCGGCGAGACACTCTCGGTAGGAAGTACCCGTGGGCGCTGGGCCGTCCGGCGGACGAGGTGTGGGCGGAGATCTGGCAGGACATCGGTCCCCGGATCAACCGGGTGCTGACGACCGGAGAGGCGACCTGGGACGAGGCGCTGCTGCTGTTCCTGGAGAGGTCCGGCTACCGGGAGGAGAGTTACCACACCTTCTCCTACAGTGCGCTGCGTGACGACGCGGGCACCATGGTCGGCATGCTGTGCGTCGTCAGCGAGGACACCGAACGGGTCGTCGGCGAGCGCCGGATGGCGACGCTCCGGGATCTCGGGTCTGATCCCAGCGTGGTGCGCACCGAGGAGGAGATGCTGACCTTCGCCAGTCGGCAACTCGGCCGCAATGCCCACGACCTCCCGTTCACGGCGACCTACCTGTTCCGGGACGACGGCAGCGCCCAGCTGGCCGCAGCCGCGGGCATCACCGCAGGTCATCCCGCCGTCCCCGGCACCATCCCGGCGGACGGTTCGCCGGCGGTGTGGCCGATGGCAGCACTGGCCCGTGGTGAGTCGGTCCTGGTGCCGCTCGACGGTGCCCTGTTCGCCGGGCTGCCGTCAGGTGCCTGGCCCGAACCGCCCAAGCAGGCCTTTCTGGTGCCGCTCCTGCAACAGGGCGGTGCACCGTACGGCTTCGTCGTCGCCGCCCTGAACCGCTACCGCCCGTTCGACGACGGATACCGGGGATTCGTCGAGCTGGCCGCAGGCCACGTCGCGACCGGGATCGCGAGCGCACGCAGCTACCGGGCCCAGCAGCAGAGGGCCGAGGAACTCGCCGAGCTGGACCGGGCGAAGACGGCCTTCTTCTCCAACATCAGTCACGAGTTCCGGACCCCGCTCACTCTGATCATGGGTCCCCTGGAAGAGCTCCGTAACCGGCTCGGTGACACCGACCCACGGGTCCGCGAGGAACTACAGGTCGTCCACCGCAACGGGCTCCGGCTCGGCAAGCTGGTCAACGCGCTGCTGGACTTCTCCCGTATCGAAGCGGGACGGATGCAGGCGCGATACGAGCCGGTGGACCTCGCCGCGGCCACCACCGACCTCGCCAGCCTCTTCCGCTCCGCGGTCGAACGCGCGGGCCTCGCCTTCGAGGTGGACTGCCCGCCGCTGCCGGAGCCGGTGTACGTCGACCGGGGCATGTGGGAGAAGATCGTCCTGAACCTGCTCAGCAACGCGCTGAAGTTCACCTTCGACGGCGTGATCCGGGTGACGCTGCGCCCGGCGGACGGGCAGGCGGTGGTGACCGTGACAGACACGGGCATCGGCGTACCCGCAGAGGAGATGCCGCGACTGTTCGAACGGTTCCACCGGATCGAGAACGCGCGGTCACGCTCGAACGAGGGCAGCGGCATCGGCTTGGCTCTGGTCAAGGAACTCGTGGGGTTGCACGGTGGCGGCATCACCGCCCACAGCGTCGTCGGCGGGGGCACGACCTTCACCATCCGGCTGCCCTTCGACGCCGCTCATCTGCCTCCGGAGGCCCTGGTGAGCGGAGAGGGCGCCGCGACTGTCTCGGCCACCGCCGATCCGTTCGTCCACGAAGCGCTGCGCTGGCTGCCCGAGGGCCCGGCCCGGGGTGCGGAATCCGATTCCCTGCTGACCGCCGGGGAGGGGCCCGGCGAGGTGGAGGGAGATGCGAGACAGGCGTCGGCCCGGGTCCTGGTCGCCGACGACAACGCGGACATGCGGGAGTACCTTGCCCGGCTGCTACGTTCCGCCGGCCACCGGGTGGAGGCGGTCGGCGACGGCCGGGCCGCGCTGGAGGCGGCACGTACCTCCAATCCCGACCTCGTGGTCAGCGACGTGATGATGCCCCGCCTGGACGGGCTGCAACTGGTCGCCGCCCTGCGAGCCGACCCCCGCACCGCGGGAACCCCCGTCCTGCTGCTGTCCGCGCGGGCCGGGCAGGAGGCCTCCATCGAGGGGTTGGAGGCGGGGGCGGACGACTATCTGGTCAAGCCGTTCTCGGCCGCCGAACTGCTCGCCCGGGTACGGGCGAACGTGGAACTGGCCCGGCTGCGCAACCACCACGCGCGGTGGCGGACCGCGCTGGTCGACTCGTTGCAGGAGGCGTTCTTCGTCTGCGACGACAAGGGTGCCGTCATCGAGATCAACACCACCTTCGCCGACATCCTCGGCTTCGGTCCCGAGAATCTGCCCTACGCGCCGACCCACCCCTGGTGGCCGAGCCAGGAGACCGAGCCGGAGGCGTACCAGCAGGTCGCCGACGCCTTCGCTCTCCTCGTCGGGCAGACCCGTGGCACCTACACCATCCCGGTGACCCACCGCGACGGTCACCGCCTGTGGGTCGCTGCGTCGTTCAACCAGGTCGAGGATCCCGACACCGGCCGACGGGTCATCGTCGGCACCTTCCGCGATGTCACCGCGGAGCACTACGCCCTGCAACGGGAGAGCGCGCTGGCCGCGCTGAGCGTCCGCCTGTCGCAGGCGGACAATCTGGCCGACGCCCTGCATGGCGTCCTCGACGAGCTACGGGGACTGTGGCGGGCGACGTGCGTCCTCGCGGCCGTCTTCGACGGCTCGCACACCCCGGCGGTGACGGCCACCGACCCGCACCTGCGCTGGGACACCCTGACCGCCGAGCGTCGGCGCACCCTCGCCGCGCTGCGGGACCGGCCACTGCTCACCACCATCGCCGACCAGATGACCGGCACCGGGATCGCCATCGAGCATCCGTACGGCACCATGGCGCTGTGGATCGATCTCGGCGAGAGACGTCCCGTCACCGAGCAGGACCAGACCCTGTTGGCCCTGCTGGCCGGGCACCTCGGCCAGGGGCTGCACCGCGTCCACCAGATCGACCAGCAACGGGAAACCGCCCTCGCGCTGCAACGCGCCATCCTCGGCCCCGCGCAGCTGCCCAGTGGATTCGCCGTACGGTACTCACCCGCCACCCGTCCGCTCAAGGTCGGCGGTGACTGGTACGACACGGTCGAACTCGCCGACGGGCAGATCGGCATCGTGGTCGGGGACTGCGTCGGCCACGGTCTCGGAGCCGCCACGGTCATGGGGCAACTGCGCAGCGCCTGCCGCGCGCTGCTGCTCCAGGACTCCAGCCCCGCCAGCACCCTCACCGCGCTCGACCGCTTCGCCGCCCAGCTTCCCGGAGCCATGTGCGCCACGGTCTTCTGCGGCGTCCTCGATCCGGCGACCGGGCGGCTGCGCTACGGCAGCGCCGGCCATCCACCGGCCATCGTCGCGGATCCCGACGGCACCACCCGACTGCTCGACCAGGGCAGATCCCGGCCGATCGGGGCCCGGGGCCGCGCCGCGCGACCCGAGGCCGAGGACGTCGTCCCGGCACGTGCCACCCTGATGCTGTACACCGACGGTCTGGTCGAACGCCGCCGCCAGCCCCTGACCGCCGGCATCGACCGCGCCGTGGCCGTCATCCAGAACGGACGAGCCGACCCCATCGAGGCGCTCGCCACCGACGTCATGAGTCAACTGACCCCGGCGGGCGGGTACGACGACGACGTCGCGCTCCTGCTCTACCGCCATCCCGGCCCCCTGGAACTGGACTTCGCCGCTGAACCCGCCGGTCTCGCACCCGTACGCAGCGCGCTGCGAACCTGGCTCGACCGCTGCGGGCTCGACCAGGCCAACGCCTACAACGTCCTCGTGGCCGCCGGCGAAGCCTGCGCCAACGCCGTCGAGCACGGGCACCGCGACAGCCCTGGCGGACGCATCCGGCTACGGGCCACCGCCACCGCCGAGGATCTGCGCCTGAGCGTCACCGACAGCGGCCGCTGGAAGGCGCCCGAGCCGGGCGCCAACCCGCACCGTGGGCGGGGACTGGCCCTCATGCGCGCCCTGATGGACACCATCACCGTCACGTCCGGCACCGCCGGCACCATCATCGACATGCAGGCGAGGATTCGATGA